AACTCATTGCGCAAGCCGAAGACTTATGATAACAAGTCACGATGACGTAATGAATGGTATGCTCACACTGCCCGACGAAATGCGGGTATGGATTTATGCTGCCAACCGCTCGCTTTCCGAAGAGGAAGTAGAGCGAGTGAGAGAAAGCGCTGCCGCTTTTCTTGAAAGTTGGCAAAGCCATGGTCGTCAGATGAATGCGAGAATTTTTGTGTTGTACCAGCAGTTCATCGTTGTGCTGGCCGATGAACAGTCCTTTATCACCAGCGGTTGCGCAATTGATAGTTCTGTGCGTTTTATAAAATCGCTGGAGGATGAACTGAAGTTGAATTTGTTTGACCGGATGCTGGTTTCCTACCGCGATGATGAGGGCACTGTGCAAACTGTTCCGGTAACCAAATTTACGGCACTCGCCAAAGAAGGGATGGTGAATGAGGATACCATCGTATTCGATCACACTGTAAGCACATTGGGGAAACTAAAAACCAGATGGGAAATACCGGCCTCAAGCAGTTGGCATGCCCGTTTTCTTGAGTAGGTCTGTTTCTTTCCTGAGGATGGGCGCAAATTCTACTTCCAGCCTTGTACCATTTTCGGAGCTAAGTTTCATCTCACCATCCATTTGAGAAACAAAGGTTTCTATGAGTTCCATGCCTATGGATCCTTGCTGTTCACGCCCCGAGTCCTGATCGAAACCAACTCCGTCATCCGATATAACAAGTCTGCATAGCCTTTCTGTAACCGGCTCAAGAATCACCGTAATAAGGCCTGATTCTTTGCCTTTGAAAGCATACTTGAGGGAATTGGTAACAACTTCGTTCACAAGTAGCCCCAGTGGAATAAGTGTGTCAACTGTAAAATGCGAAACCTCAACCCTGATCTCGTACCTTACCAACTCCTTATCGCTAAAAATGAGCAGCAGATTATCAAGAATGGTTCTCAGGTAGTTCTCTATGGAGACTCTGGCAATATCAGGCGCCCTGTACAATTGTTCGTGCAGCATAGCCATGGAAAGCACCCTGTTCTGAACCTCACGCAACATACGCTCTGCTCGCAAATCATCCACAACATTGGCCTGCAGGTTAATAAGGCTCGAAATAATCTGGAGGTTGTTCTTTACACGGTGATGAATCTCCTTCACCATGGCTTCTTTTTCCTCCTTGCTCACTACGGTGGCCTTCAGATCGTCATAGGTCCGGCGTAATTCTTCATTCTGCGCCTCGAGTTGTTTGTGAAAACGGGATTCAATCCTGAAGCGCTGAATAAATATAATTGCGATGGCTACCATCAATAGAAAACCGGCTATTAAAACCCAAAGTTGCACCTGCCGCTGACGAATCAGAGAACTCTTGGCTGCCAGCTCCAGGTCTTTAATAGCCAACTCCTTTTCGCGCTCAGAAGATGCGTATCGGGCTTCCTGAGCGGCCAGCTGTTTGGCTATTTCTTCAGTCTGAAGCGTGGCATTGAGCTCAACAAACATATCCTTGTACAGATAGGCGTTTGCATAGTCTCCCAGCTCTGCGTAAACATCCGCAAGACCCTCGTAGCATAGAAGTTGATGCTTAACAGACTTCAAATCATCATAGATGTCCTTTGCTTTATTGTAGTACGTTACCGCCCTTTCGAGTTGGCCCAAAACCGTGTAGGTATCGGCCATGTACAAAAAGTTAGCAGCAATACCCGATCGATCTTCCAGTTCATTTTTAATTACCTGCGAAAGAGCAAAATAATCCAAAGCCCTGTCATAATCTTCAAAATCGTGGTAAACGAGTCCAATATTGGTATAGCACCGTGAAATGTTCATGGAATGCTCAATAGTCCTGTATTTTTCGAGAGCGCGTTCAAAAAAGTTAAGCGCAGTGGTGAGTTCATTTCTGCGGCGGTAAATAAGAGCCATGTTGTTGAGTGCGGCTGCCTGACCGTATATTTCGTCCAGCTCTCTGTACAGCTCCTCCGCTTTTGTGAAATATTCAAGTGCTTTGTTATCGCTCTTTGCTGATACGTGGAGGTTCCCTATGTTCACGTATGCAATAGCCAATCCCGACTTGTTGCCAAGGCGCTGCCTGATGTTGAGTGACTGTTGATAGTATTCCAACGCATCCTGAAAATTTCCTCTGATTTTCAGCATTACACCGATGTTCATCAACAAGGTGGAATGAAGCAAAGGAATACGTACTTCAGCCTCGTACTGCTCACTGTCCATTAGCTTAAGCACCTCCATACCCTGGTGATAGAGCGTTAAAGCACTATCATAATCGCCAAGGTAATAGTGAGAGGTTCCTATAAGGTTTAACATCTCAGATTCGTAGTACAAATGGCCAAGTTCACGAGCTGTTGACAGTCCTTGTTCAAGGTAGTTCAGGTTGTTGCGTGTTTCTCTGGTGGCCAGATAGGCATCTAGTTCCATGATACTTGCTAAAAGCAAAGTATCAGATTGCCGGGTTATCACTGATTTGAGGCTGTCTATGATGGCAGCGCGTTGGCCCAACGCTGAAAACGCCATGAACAGGCCTAGCATTGCTGTTATTACAGCTCTTATCGCTATAGTGAAATGAATACCCGGGAGCATGCTCAGTTTTGGTTGGCCCTCCATTCCATCACAAAGTCATCCATTACGTGACCCTCGCCAACGTCAAAATCTTTGGAAGCAATGGTAGTGAAGCCAAATTTACGGTAAAAATCAATGGCTGTGATATTTGCTCTGTTCACTTGTAAGCGAATCACATTGAAACCTCTCGCCCGTACCTCCCCCACCAATGCATTGAGGAACCATAAACCCAGTTTTCTCTTCCGAAACGCCTGATCTACATATAGTTTTTCGAGTTTGGTATGGTCGTCGAGAAAAAGCAACTGCGCATATCCGATGTCCTGACCATTATGCAGCAGAAGGTAAAAACGGGTATCATTGTCTGCCAACTGTTGCTCCAGTTTTTCAGGTGCATACATCCATTCAAACAAATAATCAAGTCTGTCGGGGGGTAGGATATCTCTGAAGGCCGGTTTCCATATTCTGAATGCCAATGATTCTATCCGGGAACGGTCGTTGGTTCCACAAACCCATAGTTTTGCATCCATAAGCGTCGGGCTTAAATCAGGAATAGGCCTTTAATCCTTCGGGAACAAGCACTGTAAAAGTCTTGCCACGGTGATCAATAAGCCCCTTCTTTTTTAGGTCATTCAACACCGTTGTAACCGTTTGTCTGGAAGTTGCAGTCATATTAGCAATGTCCTGGTGCGTGAGGTTGTGCGTCAGCGTCCATTGAGCGTTGGACTTGTCGCCGTGCTCTTCCACGAGATTTAAAACAAAAGAGGCTATACGGGCCGACGCATCTTTGAATAACAACATGTCCAGCTTTCTTTCAAGCTGTTGTAGTCTGTTTCCTACATTTAGGGTCATGGCAAGTCCAACGTCTGCATGCCGTGTCATTAAGTCCTCAAAAACACTTGATTCTGCAACACATATGATCACTTGCGAATCCATCGCGATTGCGGACGCCTCCGGTGTGTCGTGCGAACTCATTTTAATTGCACCCAGAATCTGCCCCGGATAGACAACATCCTTTACCATTGTTTGCTTACCATCATCGCTGTGCGCCAGAATCTTCACCCTTCCCTCTTTTATCAGGTATATTTGGTTTTCGTCGTCACTCTTAAAAATTTCCTCACCTTTTTTAAAGTAGAGCATTTCGGTTGCACCATCTATTTCCATCATAGCCTCCATGGAGAGGTTGTGGAAAAAATTAATCTGCTGCAAATACCATTGCTTGATACTGGGTCTAGTTCCGGTCATATTGTGATCGTTCTGGCAGGTTACGCCTCCAAATATAGCAAAGTCTGTTAGTCGAGATTGTGGTTTTCGTAGTACTTCAAATCAATATTTCGCAACATCTTCACAATCATAGACACTTGCCCCAGGTGATAGGAATAATGCTCAACACCATGAATCAGTGCGCCTAAAACTGAGGTTTCAAAGCCCTGAATATGCCTTTTGTTGGAAAGTGACTCTTCAGGGATATCCTTCCAAACTTCTTGCAATTCGGCTTTCAGCACTTCCAGGCGCTGCTTCAGTTCTTCTTTGCTGAAACCTCCGGATGTTGCAAACTCCTTTTTCCGATTCCTCACATCTTCAGCGCCTCCCACGCCGTGTATTATCCACTGCCTCAAATTTCCTTCAAGGTGAAGAACCAGGTTTCCGATGCTGTTGGTTGACTCATTGAACCTAAACCATAGTTGCTCCTCACTGCAAAGAGTGAGACACTTTTCCAAACGTGGCCAGAATTCAACAAAAAGTTTTGCGTTCAGGTTGTCCAATACTTCTCGCCCCACATCACTTTCCGCTTTCACTGTCAGTAGTTTTATCAAGGTGAAGCTCCATGTAATCCAGTAATTTTTCCATCAAATGCAGCCTGTCTTTTCCGTGTATATTATGGGGATGCCCGGGATACACAAAGTAATCGACCGGTTTTCCGTGCGACACTAGCGACCGAACGAGTCTGGCAGGTTGGTCGGGGAGCACTACCTCATCGCTTCCTCCGTGAATCAATAGCAAAGCGTCCTGAAGATTGGTTGCGTAGGTTAAAAGATCAGACATTTTGTACGCGTCGGGGTCTTGTGATGGCGAACCGAGATAACGCTCCGCATACATGGATTCGTAGTCTTTCCAACCGGTTACTGCACCTCCGGCAATACCTACCCGAAATACTCCCGGTGCCCGAAGCATTAGTGCCGAAGCCAAATATCCCCCGTAGCTCCAACCGTGCACGGCCATTCTTTGTATATCAACGTATGGTAGCGTTGAGAGATAGTGAACACCCAGCAACTGATCATCAATTTCCACAGAACCAAATTTGCCATATAAAACTTGTTCAAAATCTTTTCCTCTGTTACCTGTGCCTCTGTTATCGAGCATCCACACAACATATCCGCGCGATACCACATGATTCAACCACAATGGCGCTCCGTAGTTCCACGCATGTTGAACCAATTGAGTTTGCGGGGCACCGTGTACATAAACCAGCACAGGTAGTTTTGCGTTCTCAGTTGCGTGTGCGGGTTTCATCAAACACCCGTATAATTCCGTTCCATCTTCGGTTTGCAGCGTAATAATTTCCGCAACGGGCATTTCTTTACCGGAAAGTGGATGGGATGCTTCGTGCAAGGTTCGGATTCTCTTACCATCAGTGGAATAGAGTTCGTCTTTGCCGGGGATTTGAGGATTCGACCACTGAAACCATATTCTGGTTCTGTCTGGGCTCACCTCCGCCCGATTCACCCATGCATTTTCAGAAACAGAATGAATTTTGCCGTTCCGGAGATTCAGCCTGAAAATATTGCGTTGCAAAACGGGTTTGTGGATGGTAACCCAGACATGACCGGCTTTTTCGTCGAAACCAACAACCTCATGAATATCATACGCTTCATCGAAAAGTTTTTTTATCAGCTTTCCCTCTGCGCTGTAGCGAAACAGCTGCTTGTATCCATCTATTGATGAAATCCACAGAAAGTCTCCACTGCCATCAGGTATAAAAACAGGCCCGTTGTGAGGATCAACATACATATCGTCAGTTTCTGTAATCAAGGCACCTATTCTCTTACCGGACGCTGCCTCATATTTTACCAACTCGAGTTTTTTCTGATCGCGCGACAGCTCGTTCAAATAAATGTGGTGGTCGTTGGGCGACCATGTTAGATGAGAGTAATACACCTCGCGCAGATCTCCTGTTTCGAGGTAATAAGTTTCCTGCGAACTGAGATGATACATGCCTATTGAAGGCATTTCTCCTTTTCTGCCGGCCATTGGATACCGAATGGTGCGACCTTCACTTTCGCCGGTACCATAATCGCGCAAGACGATTTCAGCAATATTCGAGTTGTCGCTTTGATAGAAAGCAAGCAGGTCTCCGTGGTTCGACCAAAATGTTCCTTTCACATTTCCAAACTCAAAACGATGCAATGCCTGTCCTGCCTTTACCGGACCTGCGGGGTGTCGGGTTACCCAATTCACAAGTGTATCTCCATATTGCACAAACACGTTCGGCCCACTGAAATAGCTAAGGGCTATGTGGCGGTGATTAAACTCAGCATTATGGGCATCCTCCACATACCTCATCAGAAACTCTGTTTGACCGGTAGGAATGTCATACACAAAGATTTTCTGGAAGTAGTCAAAGGCTATCTGATTCTCATTCATCCACGAAATAGCCGGAAAAAAACGCATGGAGAGAAAACCCTGTGACTGCACCCCCCGGTTCAATTCAGAGAGCGTTATTTCTCTTGACCCCAGATTATCAGGGTCGCGAATAACCAATCGCGTTGCATCTCCTTGTCCCTCCAAAAAGCAATATCCTTTGCCATTGGGAAGCCAGGTAAAGCGAACAAGATTATGTGGCCGAAGTTGACCGTATTCTCCGTAAACTGCTTCTCTGAGCGTTAGCGCTTCGTTTGGCTGAGCCACAGCGTGCCCAACAAACTGATGGAGCAGAAAAAAGATAGATAGTAGTCGATATAAATGAGTCACTTCTTCTTGTTATAGCGAAAATATACCAGCAAAGCCATAAGGGCAATCACGATGCCGAAGATAATGAGCACCGTTAACCAGCTATCTTCGGGGTCGCCCTGTACACGAATATCCTGAGGGATTTGAGCCGCGGTGGTCAGGGCAGAAAAAACGAGTGTAAAAAGGTAAAGAAGGCGTTGCAGCATGACTAATCTTTTAGCGTGTTGGCCAAAGATACAAAAGCAAGACGGGAAGCTTCTTTCCGATTTGCCCAACAAAATCTAAACCCAACCGAAAGGCCCAACGGCAATACTTTTTCTTTTTCCCCAAAGGTGATTTTAAGCTATGATAAGCAGGATTACCTGCGGTGATCCTAAAAGGGGGGACAGACAAGAAAACAAGGCCATTGCTTGACGCAATGGCTTTTATTTTCCTGCACAGCCCGGTTGAAAGATATGATAAGCAGGATTACCTGCGGTGATCCTAAAGTGGGGATAGACAACAAAACAAGGCCATTGCTTGATGCAATGGCTTTTATTTTCCCGCACAGCCCGGTTGAAAGATATGATAAGCAGGATTACCTGCGGTGATCCTAAAGTGGGGATAGACAACAAAACAAGGCCATTGCTTGATGCAATGGCTTTTATTTTCCCGCACAGCCCGGTTGAAAGATATGATAAGCAGGATTACCTGCGGTGATCCTAAAGTGGGGATAGACAACAAAACAAGGCCATTGCTTGATGCAATGGCTTTTATTTTCCCGCACAGCCCGGTTGAAAGATATGATAAGCAGGATTACCTGCGGTGATCCTAAAGTGGGGATAGACAACAAAACAAGGCCATTGCTTGATGCAATGGCTTTTATTTTCCCGCACAGCCCGGTTGAAAGCATAGCTTTCCCGGGCTGTGCGGGAAAATAAAAAAGACCAGCGTTTCCGCTGGTCTTGTGTTTCTTGTCGGGGTGGCAGGATTCGAACCTGCGACCTCCTGCTCCCAAAGCAGGCGCGATAACCGGGCTACGCTACACCCCGAACTCCTTTTCCGTAATCAACTTCACTTCACAAACTCTCCGGAAAGGAGGCGCAAAGGTAAGCTTTTTGACATAAGATTACAGCTGCGTGAAAAACTTTGTGGTGCGATTCCTTAAAACCACTTTGAACGAACATTTCCCGTTGCTGCCGCGAGCGCCGCGAAATGCTGGTGTACGTTTTGAATACGTTCCTGTGACAACTTGGTAAGGATGGGATCAAGCGAACGAATATCTTCAGCAACTGCCTTGCAATCCGGATCATTCTCAAACACATCAAGCATCTTTAACACCTTTTCAGCACCAAAAATCATGTTCCATACTTCAGTATCCACCTCACGCTGAGATTCGATATTGGCTCCAATATTGGCAGCGATGTGCATACTCTGCAACCATCCACCGGCCACAATCTGACAGGTAATTTGCGCCCTCTCTTCCGAATAGAGATTATCTTCAGCCTGACGATAGGCATCATTGAGTAAGCTACTTTTCTTTCTGAAAGTTAAGGTCGTGTCTCCTACCTCCGTTATTTTCGCCATCAGCCCCTCATCAAAAGCGCTGGAAATACCCAACTGATCAGCAAGACTGAGGATTGCCTTTACATAGGAAGGAGTTTGATCAGCTTGCTCAAACATAGTTAGATAGTTCAAATCAGCTCCGGCCGCACCCAAAGAAAGTGCTTGCTTTTTACGACCTGTTGCTCCTTGGTACTTTGATGCAGCCCCCACAAGATCTGATTGAAACGGAACACCAATCTCACGCATCACAAGATAGAGGTTCCCCGCATCCTTGATGTCTTTGCGGATGGTACGTAGCTCACGCTCATAATCCACAGCAAGGCTGTCAGCTTTTTCGTAATCGTAGGTTTTGGCCTGTGGTTCAGACTCGCAAGAGCTGAGAGCAATTCCAAGTGCTAAGAATCCTGCGGGAATTAATTGGCAAACTGTCTTCATGTTGAATGGCTTTTTTGGTTCATAGTGTGGCAAAAATGGAGAATAACTGCAACGTACAGACTTAAGTTCTCATTATTTATCCACTATCAAACCTGAATTCGTTTTGGGTTTATTGTTCTGGCTGTGGATTACGCAACCTGCAGGTCAAGGTTTCAATAACAGCATAATAAATGGTATAGTGCTGTATATCAACCACCTTTACCCGACACAACCAGCGACTAGAATCTCGCACAGGACTGACTTTAATTCTCTTTCTTCGACTTACTCGGGTTGAGCCACCTAAGTGTTGGAGATTTTTTGTTTCACCACAGGCTCAAACTGCCTTGGGGATTGCCTAAAGGCGATCCCGAAAGGGGGAAACAACAGCCAAATCCAGCCACAAAAGTGGCCGGGATTTTTTGTTTCACCACAGGCTCAAACTGCCTTGGGGATTGCCTAAAGGCGATCCCGAAAGGGGGAAACAACAGCCAAATCCAGCCACAAAAGTGGCCGGGATTTTTTGTTTCACCACAGGCTCAAACTGCCTTGGGGATTGCCTAAAGGCGATCCCGAAAGGGGGAAACAACAGCCAAATCCAGCCACAAAAGTGGCCGGGATTTTTTGTTTCACCACAGGCTCAAACTGCCTTGGGGATTGCCTAAAGGCGATCCCGAAAGGGGGAAACAACAGCCAAATCCAGCCACAAAAGTGGCCGGGATTTTTTGTTTCACCACAGGCTCAAACTGCGTTTGGCCTTTGGTGAAACAAAAAATCCTGCACCCTATTCAGGGTGCAGGATTTGGCTGCGGAGAGAGGGGGATTCGAACCCCCGATACCCGTTTCCGAGTATGCATGTTTAGCAAACATGT
The sequence above is a segment of the Cryomorphaceae bacterium genome. Coding sequences within it:
- a CDS encoding ABC transporter ATPase, with protein sequence MITSHDDVMNGMLTLPDEMRVWIYAANRSLSEEEVERVRESAAAFLESWQSHGRQMNARIFVLYQQFIVVLADEQSFITSGCAIDSSVRFIKSLEDELKLNLFDRMLVSYRDDEGTVQTVPVTKFTALAKEGMVNEDTIVFDHTVSTLGKLKTRWEIPASSSWHARFLE
- a CDS encoding GNAT family N-acetyltransferase, which encodes MDAKLWVCGTNDRSRIESLAFRIWKPAFRDILPPDRLDYLFEWMYAPEKLEQQLADNDTRFYLLLHNGQDIGYAQLLFLDDHTKLEKLYVDQAFRKRKLGLWFLNALVGEVRARGFNVIRLQVNRANITAIDFYRKFGFTTIASKDFDVGEGHVMDDFVMEWRANQN
- a CDS encoding Crp/Fnr family transcriptional regulator — its product is MTGTRPSIKQWYLQQINFFHNLSMEAMMEIDGATEMLYFKKGEEIFKSDDENQIYLIKEGRVKILAHSDDGKQTMVKDVVYPGQILGAIKMSSHDTPEASAIAMDSQVIICVAESSVFEDLMTRHADVGLAMTLNVGNRLQQLERKLDMLLFKDASARIASFVLNLVEEHGDKSNAQWTLTHNLTHQDIANMTATSRQTVTTVLNDLKKKGLIDHRGKTFTVLVPEGLKAYS
- a CDS encoding DUF1572 domain-containing protein; translation: MTWSFTLIKLLTVKAESDVGREVLDNLNAKLFVEFWPRLEKCLTLCSEEQLWFRFNESTNSIGNLVLHLEGNLRQWIIHGVGGAEDVRNRKKEFATSGGFSKEELKQRLEVLKAELQEVWKDIPEESLSNKRHIQGFETSVLGALIHGVEHYSYHLGQVSMIVKMLRNIDLKYYENHNLD
- a CDS encoding S9 family peptidase, translated to MAQPNEALTLREAVYGEYGQLRPHNLVRFTWLPNGKGYCFLEGQGDATRLVIRDPDNLGSREITLSELNRGVQSQGFLSMRFFPAISWMNENQIAFDYFQKIFVYDIPTGQTEFLMRYVEDAHNAEFNHRHIALSYFSGPNVFVQYGDTLVNWVTRHPAGPVKAGQALHRFEFGNVKGTFWSNHGDLLAFYQSDNSNIAEIVLRDYGTGESEGRTIRYPMAGRKGEMPSIGMYHLSSQETYYLETGDLREVYYSHLTWSPNDHHIYLNELSRDQKKLELVKYEAASGKRIGALITETDDMYVDPHNGPVFIPDGSGDFLWISSIDGYKQLFRYSAEGKLIKKLFDEAYDIHEVVGFDEKAGHVWVTIHKPVLQRNIFRLNLRNGKIHSVSENAWVNRAEVSPDRTRIWFQWSNPQIPGKDELYSTDGKRIRTLHEASHPLSGKEMPVAEIITLQTEDGTELYGCLMKPAHATENAKLPVLVYVHGAPQTQLVQHAWNYGAPLWLNHVVSRGYVVWMLDNRGTGNRGKDFEQVLYGKFGSVEIDDQLLGVHYLSTLPYVDIQRMAVHGWSYGGYLASALMLRAPGVFRVGIAGGAVTGWKDYESMYAERYLGSPSQDPDAYKMSDLLTYATNLQDALLLIHGGSDEVVLPDQPARLVRSLVSHGKPVDYFVYPGHPHNIHGKDRLHLMEKLLDYMELHLDKTTDSESGK